Proteins from a single region of Thunnus albacares chromosome 16, fThuAlb1.1, whole genome shotgun sequence:
- the LOC123000046 gene encoding uncharacterized protein LOC123000046, giving the protein MTEQPSQDQPMCSAALAQKPDTLHIDMSPIDLDEVCFAIYKCLIQMTTQHLDILKDNLVNTELAALLADSCMDIVQSLAQIILDVVIPQVYRHRRTYGTFSPTVICLTEDEIHAYLGDSIQQALANSLRLPVQTLGHTKVFTELLVRHISKTVNSVLALSTQASILKSRVPVFFVGGCLTLFPDLKDMVRKIATILMASLNREEVWLRVNTQEAQSSQTTSIDNCNFLEVESPIFCFSTREGLKRFMKTYITRTVTVLKSKAHMPQRKSGMSSSNHGDVCIIIGSNTHILPVEDSEAHGQSAMSSYSGLDVIPGAVPDNDEAESLSETSPFNFVIVIGTTEDLVRDEAETITNIADELVQAVLGGDQRGSAETDSCQESVNGELEVVYCSKLKELTDRIFNLVMSGQDYQIPCLPAGMRMCDTVTYRKLRRGGVTNPGMVTQALYMRTEEFVSRCAVQALFWSTLNSLDSDILFGQYSQDSYMLSSGLDFVAVPVRAAGDCEIVRRVIPPPWHISNSTYDIIPELSEPIQLQLASIVHISLLTLLVGKMLASIDIRDGEMILEVVRKAVVQLQDTDPRLYDHFHASFMGQSYKDIGQMAINDLLLEFGSVEVMQEAVRARNPNFEEAFMRALRKQLRFPTPPVPHGNARKTMTCSFFKKFKRLCCKKTSKKGNKTPTVSLPTCDQDNNKLQEELLKDQTEQPQHPLMSRIAPSNRCICSSLREMFSSIARTLGRPFIACCCLESQESISTDGTVVSSIVLC; this is encoded by the exons ATGACAGAACAACCATCCCAGGACCAACCCATGTGTTCTGCTGCACTGGCACAGAAGCCTGATACTCTGCATATTGACATGTCTCCCATTGATCTAGATGAAGTTTGTTTTGCCATCTATAAATGTTTGATCCAAATGACAACACA GCATTTGGACATTTTGAAAGACAACCTTGTGAATACTGAGTTGGCAGCTTTGCTCGCAGACTCTTGCATGGATATCGTACAGTCTTTAGCACAGATAATCCTGGATGTCGTGATACCGCAGGTCTACAGACACAGAAGAACCTATGGCACCTTTTCTCCAACAGTCATCTGTCTTACTGAGGACGAAATCCATGCCTACCTGGGGGATTCCATCCAACAGGCACTGGCTAATTCTCTGCGGCTCCCAGTGCAGACTTTGGGGCACACCAAGGTGTTCACAGAGTTGCTTGTTAGACACATTTCAAAGACAGTCAACTCAGTCCTGGCTTTATCCACTCAGGCATCCATCCTGAAGTCCAGAGTCCCAGTATTTTTTGTCGGTGGCTGCCTAACTTTATTTCCAGACCTCAAAGATATGGTTCGTAAGATTGCCACCATACTGATGGCAAGTTTGAACCGTGAAGAGGTGTGGCTTAGGGTCAATACTCAAGAGGCTCAGTCAAGCCAGACTACATCCATTGATAACTGCAACTTTTTGGAAGTGGAGTCCCCTATATTCTGTTTCAGCACCAGAGAGGGCTTAAAGAGATTTATGAAGACCTACATCACTCGCACAGTGACTGTACTAAAAAGCAAAGCTCACATGCCACAAAGGAAGAGTGGAATGAGCTCTAGCAATCACGGAGATGTCTGTATTATCATtggctcaaacacacacattctgccTGTGGAAGACAGTGAAGCTCATGGACAGTCTGCCATGTCTTCCTATAGTGGTTTGGATGTCATACCAGGTGCTGTACCTGACAATGATGAAGCAGAGTCCCTTTCTGAGACTAGTCCCTTCAACTTTGTCATAGTAATTGGCACAACAGAAGACTTAGTTCGTGATGAGGCAGAAACTATCACGAACATAGCTGATGAACTGGTACAAGCAGTGCTTGGAGGAGATCAGCGGGGgtcagcagagacagacagctgtcAAGAGTCTGTCAATGGTGAGCTGGAGGTTGTTTACTGCTCTAAATTAAAAGAACTTACAGACAGAATCTTTAATTTGGTTATGAGTGGACAAGACTACCAGATTCCTTGCCTGCCCGCTGGAATGCGCATGTGTGACACCGTGACCTACAGGAAGCTGAGGAGAGGGGGCGTCACCAACCCGGGCATGGTCACTCAAGCCCTTTACATGAGGACGGAGGAGTTTGTTTCTCGCTGTGCTGTGCAGGCTCTCTTCTGGTCAACACTAAATTCACTGGACTCTGATATCCTGTTTGGACAGTATTCACAGGACTCATACATGCTGTCTTCGGGGCTTGACTTTGTGGCTGTACCAGTACGTGCAGCAGGAGACTGTGAAATAGTGCGTAGAGTAATTCCTCCTCCTTGGCATATTTCAAATTCCACATACGATATCATCCCTGAGCTGTCCGAGCCAATACAGTTACAGTTGGCAAGCATTGTGCACATATCCCTGCTGACTCTCCTGGTTGGGAAAATGCTTGCCAGCATAGACATTAGGGATGGTGAAATGATTTTAGAGGTTGTAAGGAAAGCAGTTGTACAGCTTCAAGATACTGACCCGAGGCTGTATGACCATTTCCATGCCTCTTTCATGGGTCAAAGTTACAAAGACATTGGCCAGATGGCCATAAATGACCTTCTGCTGGAGTTTGGCTCAGTAGAAGTGATGCAGGAGGCAGTGAGAGCACGGAATCCCAATTTTGAGGAAGCTTttatgagagcactgagaaaACAGCTGAGATTTCCTACACCTCCAGTGCCTCATGGAAATGCACGCAAGACAATGACCTGCAGTTTCTTCAAGAAGTTCAAAAGACTGTGTTGCAAAAAAACTTCTAAGAAGGGCAACAAGACCCCAACTGTCAGCCTTCCAACCTGTGACCAGGACAACAACAAGTTACAAG AGGAGCTCCTGAAAGACCAAACAGAGCAGCCCCAGCATCCACTCATGAGCAGGATAGCCCCCTCCAACAGGTGCATATGTTCGTCCTTAAGGGAGATGTTTTCCTCCATTGCTAGAACACTGGGCAGACCATTCATCGCTTGCTGCTGCCTAGAGAGCCAAGAAAGCATTAGCACAGATGGGACTGTGGTTTCTTCCATTGTTCTCTGTTAA